Proteins encoded in a region of the Planctomycetia bacterium genome:
- a CDS encoding DUF4838 domain-containing protein, translated as MLKSFLAVLLLAAPATAAEVVLFRDGKSDYEIVLPDASPTPEFAACLKQTARLVQSAFKANGVEIGIVAEKEHDAAKPAIFLGSTNFALKNGVDTEKLVDWSYVLRVVGRDVIVAGHDQPTPLPIDPRTKQGEGWDRVGTAKAAVDFLRQYLGVRFLYPDLPVRTPISGAAGIDLVKSPAIEYLPLKAAVLPGDLNVAKTPVMRGNMSYPASANFYDLAHNRFPRVDEPFGAHTWETAIPAAKYNAEHPEYFALLSGKRWKAGDGNAQYCLSNPDVQELIYRHMAKQFDEGSAAVDLGQPDGFRECQCEECAKLYDTGKDWSEKIWIFDRIIAERLLKSHPTKYVTLVSYILTENPPKTYSKFPANVRVMLTGTNEEDIAPWRKAEVPAGFYGYIYNSCPNLATRYTPMRTPTYVEAQVKRLTANKIDSIYRDGNGFLFGTEGPVYYTMGRMFDDPQRNSAKELLPEFYEAAFGKAATSMRSFYEQLYHAINLYSDHIGTRNDAWTYRTVEGRGRKSVTDPFQFIAFLYPPNVLSSLDADLSQAERSADTVKVKTRLALVRREFEWIRNLARVVHLYHAFELQPDGPSRERLLDAIDRRNAAVDALYGDRGSPKSDGDWAQVLFPIIGHDAHHLRLKYDGYQEPYSRTCLNWDTKAMRSAPLPGKKRLTVAAAQSEVTFDSPIWKDAAANELTLVTPLIGLPRKTTVRLLYDKTNLYLRAECDLEPAAATEFPVYGRDTDLRGQEAIDLYLAPQAGSDVAYRFMSGADAKSRWDAAAGFITDAIDPRYGQDDPTWNGEWRNETRVDAKAARWEALITIPFKSLGVQPPSAGTTWRGNIARYHPLRPYKVDRSIWSSTLGNASMDDRSVFGEIVFE; from the coding sequence ATGCTTAAATCGTTCCTCGCCGTTCTCCTGCTTGCGGCACCCGCGACGGCTGCGGAGGTCGTGTTGTTTCGCGACGGCAAGTCCGATTATGAAATCGTGTTGCCGGATGCCTCGCCGACCCCGGAGTTCGCGGCTTGCTTAAAGCAAACAGCGAGGCTCGTGCAGTCGGCGTTCAAGGCCAACGGCGTCGAGATCGGTATCGTCGCCGAGAAGGAGCACGACGCCGCGAAGCCGGCGATCTTTCTCGGATCGACGAACTTCGCCCTGAAGAACGGCGTCGACACCGAAAAGCTCGTCGATTGGAGCTATGTGCTCAGAGTCGTCGGACGCGATGTGATCGTCGCCGGCCACGATCAACCGACGCCGCTGCCGATCGATCCGAGAACGAAGCAAGGGGAAGGTTGGGATCGCGTCGGCACGGCGAAGGCCGCCGTGGATTTTCTGCGGCAGTACCTGGGAGTTCGGTTTCTCTATCCGGACCTTCCGGTTCGCACTCCGATCAGCGGCGCGGCCGGCATCGACTTGGTGAAGTCGCCGGCGATCGAGTATCTGCCGCTTAAGGCTGCCGTCTTGCCTGGCGATCTCAATGTCGCGAAAACTCCGGTGATGCGCGGCAACATGTCGTATCCGGCGAGCGCCAACTTCTACGACTTGGCGCACAACCGGTTCCCGCGCGTCGACGAACCGTTCGGCGCGCACACTTGGGAAACCGCGATTCCGGCCGCAAAGTACAACGCCGAGCATCCCGAATACTTCGCGCTGCTGAGCGGCAAACGTTGGAAGGCCGGCGACGGAAATGCGCAATACTGCCTCTCGAATCCCGACGTGCAGGAGTTGATTTACCGGCACATGGCGAAGCAGTTCGATGAAGGGAGCGCGGCGGTCGACCTCGGCCAGCCCGACGGCTTCCGCGAGTGCCAATGCGAGGAGTGCGCGAAGCTTTACGACACCGGCAAGGATTGGAGCGAGAAGATTTGGATCTTCGATCGGATCATCGCGGAACGGCTGTTGAAATCGCACCCGACGAAATACGTCACGCTGGTGTCGTATATTCTCACGGAGAATCCCCCGAAGACCTACTCGAAGTTTCCCGCCAACGTGCGCGTGATGTTGACCGGCACGAATGAGGAAGACATCGCGCCGTGGCGCAAGGCGGAAGTGCCGGCCGGCTTCTACGGTTACATTTACAATTCTTGCCCGAACTTGGCCACGCGCTACACGCCGATGCGCACGCCGACCTATGTGGAAGCGCAAGTCAAACGGCTCACCGCGAACAAAATCGACTCGATCTATCGCGACGGCAACGGCTTCCTCTTCGGCACGGAAGGGCCCGTGTATTACACGATGGGGCGGATGTTCGACGACCCGCAGCGGAACTCCGCGAAAGAGCTGCTGCCCGAGTTTTACGAGGCGGCGTTCGGCAAAGCGGCGACGAGCATGCGCTCGTTCTACGAGCAGCTCTATCACGCCATCAATCTCTACTCCGACCATATCGGCACGCGGAACGATGCTTGGACCTATCGCACGGTCGAAGGGCGCGGCCGGAAGTCGGTGACCGATCCGTTTCAATTCATCGCGTTCCTCTATCCGCCGAACGTCCTTTCCTCGCTCGATGCCGATCTCTCGCAAGCCGAGCGCTCGGCCGATACGGTTAAGGTGAAGACGCGGCTGGCGCTGGTCCGTCGCGAGTTCGAGTGGATTCGCAATCTGGCTCGCGTGGTGCATCTGTATCATGCGTTCGAGCTGCAACCGGACGGGCCGTCGCGCGAGCGGTTGCTCGACGCGATCGACCGACGCAACGCCGCGGTCGATGCGCTCTACGGCGACCGCGGAAGCCCGAAGTCCGACGGCGACTGGGCACAGGTTTTGTTTCCCATCATCGGACACGACGCGCACCACCTGCGATTAAAATACGACGGCTATCAAGAGCCCTATTCGCGCACGTGCCTCAACTGGGACACGAAGGCGATGCGCAGCGCTCCGCTGCCGGGCAAGAAACGCCTGACCGTGGCCGCGGCGCAATCGGAGGTAACGTTCGATAGCCCGATCTGGAAGGATGCCGCTGCGAATGAGTTGACACTCGTAACCCCGCTGATCGGGCTGCCGCGCAAGACGACGGTGCGTCTGCTTTACGACAAGACGAACCTCTACTTGCGGGCCGAATGCGATTTGGAGCCGGCGGCCGCGACCGAGTTTCCCGTCTATGGCCGCGACACCGACCTACGGGGGCAAGAAGCGATTGATCTCTACCTTGCGCCGCAAGCCGGGAGCGACGTCGCGTATCGATTTATGTCCGGCGCGGATGCCAAGAGCCGGTGGGATGCCGCGGCCGGTTTTATTACCGATGCGATCGATCCTCGGTACGGGCAAGACGATCCAACCTGGAACGGCGAGTGGCGAAACGAAACGCGGGTCGATGCGAAAGCCGCTCGCTGGGAGGCCTTGATCACGATTCCTTTCAAGAGCCTCGGCGTGCAACCACCGAGCGCGGGAACGACCTGGCGCGGCAACATCGCTCGTTACCATCCTCTACGTCCGTACAAGGTCGATCGCTCGATCTGGTCGTCGACGCTCGGGAATGCGAGCATGGACGACAGAAGCGTGTTCGGCGAGATCGTGTTCGAGTAG
- a CDS encoding prolyl oligopeptidase family serine peptidase has translation MRRTVLLLSCLALLSLSTPVRHVEATEPAAPVKSLILPGESFLVDGRPAFILWPAAENRKQPQPWIMYAPTLPGLPDTHEKWMHEQFLAAGVAVAGIDAGEAYGSPRGRKSMSAMYDELTEKRGFAKRVCLLGRSRGGLFVSSWASENGSKVAGLAGIYPVFDLQTYPGLARAAPAYELTVEQLKSQLAEHNPIAKLDVLAKSKIPVCIIHGDVDKVVPLEKNSAVLAERYKQAGAAESVQLIVAAGQGHNYWEGFFRCRELIDFAIRQAKAGAAP, from the coding sequence ATGCGACGAACCGTTCTCTTACTCTCGTGCTTGGCGCTTCTTTCGCTTTCGACGCCGGTTCGGCACGTCGAGGCAACCGAACCTGCGGCTCCGGTGAAGAGCCTGATCTTGCCGGGCGAGTCGTTTCTCGTCGACGGTCGGCCGGCGTTCATCCTGTGGCCGGCTGCCGAGAATCGAAAGCAGCCGCAGCCGTGGATCATGTACGCGCCGACGTTGCCGGGCCTGCCCGACACTCACGAGAAATGGATGCACGAGCAATTTCTCGCCGCGGGCGTGGCCGTGGCCGGCATCGATGCCGGAGAGGCGTACGGTAGTCCTCGCGGGCGGAAGTCGATGTCGGCGATGTACGATGAACTGACCGAAAAGCGTGGCTTCGCGAAGAGGGTTTGTCTGTTGGGTCGCAGTCGCGGCGGCTTGTTCGTTAGTAGTTGGGCGAGCGAAAACGGCAGCAAAGTCGCCGGCCTCGCGGGCATCTATCCGGTGTTCGATCTACAAACCTATCCGGGCCTAGCACGAGCGGCACCGGCGTATGAGTTGACTGTCGAACAATTGAAGTCGCAGCTGGCGGAGCACAACCCGATCGCGAAGCTCGACGTGCTGGCGAAGTCGAAGATTCCCGTCTGCATCATCCACGGCGATGTGGACAAGGTGGTGCCGCTGGAAAAAAACTCGGCAGTGCTAGCCGAGCGCTACAAGCAAGCCGGCGCTGCGGAAAGCGTGCAGTTGATCGTGGCCGCAGGGCAGGGGCACAATTACTGGGAAGGCTTCTTTCGTTGTCGCGAACTGATCGACTTCGCCATCCGCCAGGCGAAGGCCGGCGCAGCCCCTTAA
- a CDS encoding dienelactone hydrolase family protein encodes MKNSLLVATAILFSTVTVRSFAEEPSARQSAAKLDVQVKVQMDYLLYLPKEYDKQKAWPVVLFLHGAGERGADLEMVKKHGPPKLIAAGKDFPFIVVSPQCPKGMLWEPIELMALLDDIESKYHVDPDRVYVTGLSMGGFGSWRLAAYKPSRFAAIAPICGGGETYWAKQIVQIPTWAFHGAKDTAVSLERSQQMIDALKKVGGEPKLTIYPDAAHDSWTMTYDDPKFYEWLLAQKLSDQKPVAPKPSEKK; translated from the coding sequence ATGAAAAACAGTCTGCTCGTCGCTACGGCGATTTTGTTTTCGACCGTTACCGTCCGTTCGTTTGCCGAGGAACCGTCGGCTCGGCAAAGCGCCGCCAAGTTGGATGTGCAGGTGAAAGTGCAGATGGACTACCTGCTCTATCTGCCGAAAGAGTACGACAAGCAGAAGGCGTGGCCGGTCGTGTTGTTCTTACATGGCGCAGGGGAACGTGGGGCCGATCTCGAAATGGTGAAGAAGCACGGCCCGCCGAAGTTGATCGCCGCCGGCAAAGACTTCCCGTTCATCGTCGTCTCGCCGCAATGCCCGAAGGGAATGTTGTGGGAACCGATCGAGCTGATGGCTTTGCTCGACGACATCGAAAGCAAGTACCACGTCGATCCCGACCGCGTATACGTGACCGGCCTAAGCATGGGAGGCTTCGGCTCTTGGCGGCTGGCGGCTTACAAGCCGAGCCGGTTCGCTGCGATCGCGCCGATCTGCGGCGGCGGCGAAACCTATTGGGCCAAGCAGATCGTGCAGATTCCGACCTGGGCTTTTCACGGCGCGAAGGATACCGCGGTTTCGCTCGAGCGCTCGCAGCAGATGATCGACGCGCTCAAGAAAGTCGGTGGAGAACCGAAGCTGACGATCTATCCCGACGCCGCACACGACTCTTGGACCATGACGTACGACGATCCGAAGTTCTACGAATGGCTTCTTGCGCAAAAGCTGAGCGATCAGAAACCGGTCGCCCCGAAGCCGAGCGAGAAGAAGTAG
- a CDS encoding LysR family transcriptional regulator, with the protein MPRPPAKRRTYKELTFQQLRSFSETARLGSLAAAAHAIGLTHPTVREQVLALQAEFRVKLIEPHGRGCHLTPEGRMLAEMVAPIITSTASLRKRFEVARGAAEERLVVAGTPRIFQEDLPAAVDALLKLRPRVRLAFLELRDGQIAQAVEAGAADFGLTTQRIADPVAPGVEQEPGYELETLLVTSKKHPLAKKRSVDPSDLRRYSLISSLHTFSDEPEITEVLDRSRVFDGPAPHVEPVLAATIRTYVERNHGIALLYGRLPRGRTTTLHERSMSRYFGRVPVRFFIRVGTANEELARTFAGIIKKCNPSKSRS; encoded by the coding sequence ATGCCACGGCCTCCGGCGAAGCGCCGAACCTACAAGGAACTCACGTTCCAGCAATTGCGCAGCTTCAGCGAAACCGCCCGCTTGGGAAGCCTGGCGGCAGCCGCCCACGCGATCGGGCTCACGCATCCGACGGTGCGCGAACAAGTTCTCGCGCTACAGGCCGAGTTTCGTGTCAAGCTGATCGAACCGCACGGCCGGGGCTGCCATCTCACGCCCGAAGGTCGAATGCTGGCCGAAATGGTCGCGCCGATCATCACGTCAACCGCGTCGTTGCGCAAGCGCTTCGAGGTTGCGCGCGGCGCGGCCGAAGAGCGGCTGGTCGTTGCCGGAACTCCGCGGATCTTTCAGGAAGACCTCCCTGCGGCCGTCGATGCCTTGCTTAAGCTACGGCCGCGGGTTCGCCTCGCGTTCCTCGAACTGCGCGACGGCCAGATCGCGCAAGCGGTCGAGGCGGGCGCCGCCGACTTCGGCCTGACGACGCAACGGATCGCCGATCCCGTAGCGCCGGGAGTCGAACAAGAGCCGGGCTATGAGTTGGAAACGCTATTAGTCACGTCGAAGAAGCACCCGCTTGCGAAAAAACGGAGCGTCGATCCTTCCGACTTGCGCCGGTATTCGCTGATCTCATCGCTGCATACTTTTTCCGACGAGCCCGAAATTACGGAAGTGCTCGACCGAAGCCGTGTATTCGACGGCCCGGCGCCGCACGTCGAACCGGTGCTCGCGGCGACGATTCGGACTTATGTCGAGCGCAACCACGGCATCGCGCTGCTCTACGGTCGCCTGCCGCGCGGCCGAACCACCACCTTGCACGAACGCTCGATGAGTCGCTACTTCGGCCGCGTGCCCGTGCGCTTTTTCATTCGCGTGGGAACGGCGAACGAAGAACTCGCGCGCACGTTCGCCGGCATCATTAAGAAGTGCAACCCAAGCAAATCGCGCTCTTAA
- a CDS encoding acetylxylan esterase yields the protein MTPVPLRIGRREMLSAAGIGLLGAPLFQAASHGRLAAAEPKEVNAPKPAIEPLNRFPRMMQEWLVRQVREIEAAGDARRAALKTRADAEAYVLSVRERLRNCFGPAPEKTPLLPRTTGVVERERYRIEKIIFESRPGLQVASNLYLPKNRSGPLPAVVVACGHSENSKSAIAEYSIVQGFVLQGYAVLIYDPTGQGERYQYLNDGIGSRYKYSTFEHAQTCNQQVLVGESGSAWFAWDGIRALDYLLSRPEIDPQRVGITGNSGGGMETAYLCALEPRFTMAAPSGWITTLRRNAENELTQDTEQCLRRVLALGLDQSDMLAAFAPKPIVIQTQEKDFFDIRGSQETFARLKHLYALLGKPNDIHLKTGPHTHSYPKANREVTYRVFNAAAGVTGSSEEPPIMVEQDETLWCTPRGQVLYENSRTVFSFTRERSASLKKTRPKLDDEALRNAARALLKMPEVDGMPDYSILRSAGKNRYSTKNYCTYAVTTEPGIQAIVTRLTAEPHVARPPRGAKRALLYVAHLSADAEMRKEPLFAELLNAEKDAAIYGCDVRGIGESRADIGGPRDRTYAFDADYFYAANGIMLDKPYLGQKTFDVLRVLGWLQDQGHTEIHLAAKGWGALAGVFAALLSPAVVQTTLKNSLRSFAEVAETEDYRWPYHTLLPDVLLHFDLPDCYQALAGKQLKLLEPWGAGDGLG from the coding sequence ATGACGCCTGTCCCGCTCCGTATCGGTCGACGTGAGATGCTGTCTGCGGCCGGCATAGGACTGTTGGGGGCTCCGCTATTTCAGGCCGCTTCGCACGGCCGCCTCGCAGCCGCAGAGCCGAAGGAAGTAAATGCTCCCAAGCCGGCGATCGAGCCGCTGAATCGCTTTCCGCGGATGATGCAGGAATGGCTCGTGCGGCAAGTGCGCGAGATCGAAGCCGCGGGAGACGCGCGTCGCGCCGCTTTGAAAACCCGCGCCGATGCCGAAGCCTACGTGCTGTCGGTGCGCGAACGGTTGCGCAACTGCTTCGGGCCCGCTCCGGAAAAGACGCCGCTGCTCCCACGCACGACCGGCGTCGTCGAGCGCGAGCGTTATCGCATCGAAAAGATCATCTTCGAGAGCCGCCCGGGCCTGCAAGTCGCCAGCAATTTATATCTGCCGAAGAATCGCTCGGGCCCGCTCCCCGCAGTGGTCGTCGCGTGCGGTCATTCCGAGAACAGCAAGAGCGCCATAGCGGAATATTCGATCGTGCAGGGGTTCGTGTTGCAAGGCTATGCCGTGCTCATCTACGACCCTACCGGTCAAGGAGAGCGCTACCAATACTTGAACGACGGCATCGGCTCGCGCTACAAATACTCGACCTTCGAGCATGCGCAAACTTGCAACCAGCAGGTACTCGTCGGCGAGTCCGGCAGCGCGTGGTTTGCTTGGGACGGCATTCGCGCGCTCGACTACCTTCTCTCGCGCCCCGAGATCGATCCGCAGCGGGTCGGCATCACCGGCAATTCCGGCGGCGGCATGGAGACCGCCTATCTTTGCGCTTTAGAGCCACGCTTCACGATGGCGGCGCCGTCGGGTTGGATTACGACGCTCCGTCGGAATGCGGAGAACGAACTGACGCAAGACACCGAGCAATGCCTGCGGCGCGTACTTGCGCTCGGCCTCGATCAGAGCGACATGCTCGCGGCGTTCGCGCCGAAGCCGATCGTCATCCAAACGCAAGAAAAAGACTTCTTCGATATCCGCGGCAGCCAAGAGACGTTTGCGCGTCTGAAGCATTTGTATGCGTTGCTCGGCAAGCCGAACGACATTCATCTGAAGACCGGGCCGCACACGCATTCGTATCCGAAGGCGAATCGAGAAGTAACGTACCGCGTGTTCAACGCCGCGGCCGGCGTTACCGGTTCATCGGAAGAACCGCCGATCATGGTCGAACAGGATGAGACGTTGTGGTGTACGCCGCGCGGTCAAGTTCTATATGAGAACTCGCGCACCGTGTTTTCGTTTACGCGCGAACGAAGCGCAAGCCTCAAGAAAACGCGACCGAAGCTCGACGACGAAGCCCTGCGCAACGCGGCGCGCGCGCTGCTGAAAATGCCGGAAGTCGACGGCATGCCCGACTATTCGATCCTGCGCAGCGCCGGAAAGAACCGCTATTCGACGAAGAACTATTGCACGTATGCCGTGACGACGGAGCCCGGCATACAAGCCATCGTCACGCGCTTGACCGCAGAGCCGCACGTGGCCCGCCCGCCGCGCGGCGCGAAGCGAGCCTTGTTGTATGTCGCCCATCTTTCGGCCGACGCCGAAATGCGCAAAGAGCCGTTGTTCGCGGAGTTGCTGAACGCTGAGAAAGATGCGGCGATCTACGGGTGCGACGTGCGCGGTATCGGAGAGTCGCGCGCCGATATCGGCGGCCCGCGCGATCGGACGTATGCATTCGACGCCGATTACTTTTACGCCGCCAACGGCATCATGCTCGACAAGCCGTACCTGGGCCAAAAGACGTTCGATGTGCTGCGTGTGCTCGGCTGGCTCCAAGATCAAGGGCACACGGAAATCCATTTGGCAGCAAAGGGCTGGGGCGCGCTGGCCGGCGTCTTCGCGGCGTTATTGAGCCCGGCAGTGGTGCAAACGACGCTGAAAAACTCGTTGCGGTCGTTTGCCGAAGTGGCTGAGACGGAAGACTATCGCTGGCCTTACCACACGCTATTGCCGGATGTGCTGCTGCATTTCGATTTACCGGATTGCTATCAAGCGCTTGCCGGAAAACAATTAAAACTGTTAGAACCTTGGGGCGCCGGCGACGGCCTCGGCTGA